From the genome of Paraburkholderia largidicola:
ACGCGCCGAAGCTGATCGATTTCCTCGGCGAGGAATCGCGCGCGCATTTCGAAGGGCTGCAGCGCATCCTGAAGGCGAACAACATTCCGTTCACGATCAATCCGCGTCTCGTGCGCGGCCTGGATTACTACAATCTGACCGTGTTCGAATGGGTTACCGACAAGCTTGGCGCGCAAGGTACGGTCGCGGCAGGCGGCCGATACGATCCGCTCATCGAGCAACTGGGCGGCAAGCCGACGGCGGCGTGCGGCTGGGCAATGGGTATCGAACGCATTCTCGAACTGCTGAAGGAAGAGAACCTCGTGCCCGAAGTGGAAGGCTGCGATGTGTACGTCGCGCACCAGGGCGATGCGGCGCGCGAGCAAGCGTTCATCGTCGCCGAGCGTCTGCGCGACACGGGCCTCGACGTCATCCTGCATTGCAGTCCTGACGGTCAGGCGTCGAGCTTCAAGTCGCAGATGAAGCGCGCGGACGCAAGCGGTGCGGCGTTCGCCGTGATTCTCGGCGAAGACGAGATCGCGAGCGGCACGGCGGGCGTAAAGGCACTGCGCGACACCTCGCAAAGCGACGGAAAGAGCGAGCAACAAACGGTGCCGCTCGAAGACTTGACCGAATATCTAATCAATGCGATGGTTGCGTCCACCGAAGACGGCGACGACTGATCGCAGCGTCATTCGAACGGGCCGCACCGGTTGCGGCCCCATTCATATAAAGCACCAGGAAAGGAAAACGCGTCGCGATGAGTTACCACGACGAACAGGAATCGCTTGAAAGCCTGAAGGCTTGGTGGGCGCAGTGGGGGAATGGCGTCACGTGGATCGTGCTGGTCGCGCTGGTTGCCGCAGCGGGCTGGAACGGCTGGAATTACTGGCAGCGCCATCAGGCAGCGGAAGCGGCCGTGCTGTATGACCAGGTTCAGCAAGCCACGGCGGGCACGGACAAGGCGGCCATCACGCGCGTCGCGACCGACATGGAAGACAAGTTCAGCGGCACGGCTTACGCGCAGATGACGGCGCTCGCTGCCGCGAAGGCGCTGTATGCGGCAGGCGACGAGCCGGGCGCGAAAGCGCAGTTGCAATGGGCCGTCGACCACGCCAAGGACGACGAATTCAAGCAGATTGCGAAGCTGCGTCTCGCGTCGCTGCTGCTCGATGAAAAAGCCTATGACGCCGGTCTCGCGCTGCTGAACGATCCTTCGGATGCGTTCAAGGGCGTGGTCGCGGATCGCCGTGGCGACCTGCTCGCCGCGCAAGGCAAGCGTGACGATGCACGCACTGCCTACAAGCTCGCGCTCGACTCGCTGCCGAAGAACGATGCCTCGGCCCGTCAACTGATCCAGTTCAAGCTCGACGCGCTGGGCGGCTGAACGTTGCACGCTGTTGCGACGTCCGCCGACAATTTTTGATCAATACAACATACATGCTTCGTTCACCGATGAATCTGCTGAAACGTTACGCTGTGCCCGTTGCCTGTGCGATGACCGTGCTTGCTCTGACGGCCTGCTCATCGTCGAAAGACGAGCGCCGCGTGCCCACGCCGCTCACCGAGTTCAAACCCGTGCTCGACGTGCAGCAGGTGTGGACGGCCAGCGTCGGCAAGGCCGGACGCTACATGTTCTCGCCCGTCACCGTCGGCGACGCTGTGTATGCGGCGGGCGCGAACGGCTCGGTCGCGAAGATCGATGCCAAAACGGGCAAGGATCTGTGGCGCACGAAGGTCGACGGCGATCTGTCGGCTGGTGTCGGCACGGACGGCACGCTGACGGCAGTCGGTGGCCTGAAGGGTGAAGTGTTCGTCCTCGACCAGAGCGGCAAGCTGTCGTGGAAGGGCGTGGCACCGGGCGAAATCCTGTCGCCCCCGCTCGTCGGCAATGGCCTCGTCGTCGTGCGGACGGTGGACGGTCAGATCACCGCGTTCAACGCGCAAACGGGCGAGCAGAAGTGGAATTACCGTAACCGCGCTGTGCCGCTGAATCTGCGTGTGTCGGCGGGTATGACGTTCGCGGGCGACCAGGCCGTGCTCGCCGGTTTCCCGGGCGGCCAGTTCGCAGCGATCAACCTGCAGACGGGCGACGCCTACTGGACGACGCCTGTGTCGTATCCGAAAGGCGTGACGGAAGTCGAGCGTATCAACGACGTGACGGGTCCGCCCACGCTGGTCGGCGCCGAAACCTGTGCGGTCACGTTCCAGGGACAGCTCGGCTGCTTCGACGCAAACTCGGGCCGTGCGTTGTGGGAAAAGGCGTTCTCGAGCACGAGCGGCCTTGCACAGGACGATCGCACGGTGGTGGCGGGCGACGACTGGGCGATCGTGTCGGCGTTCGACGCCAATACGGGCAAGCAACTGTGGCGCAACGACCAGCTGAAGAGCCGCGACGTCAGCGTACCGATGCTGCTCGGTCACGCCGCCGTGGTCGGCGACTATCAGGGTTACGTGCATTTCCTGTCGCGCGACGACGGCACGTTCGTCGCCCGTGCGAAGACGGACGGCAGCGCGATCACGGCTGCGCCCGTGCTGGCGGGCGACACGCTGATCGTGCAGACGCACGACGGCGATCTGTACGGTTTCCGTCCGCGTTAAAACGTAGTTGGGCTGTGCGGCGCGTCACTCGACGGCGCGTCGTGCGGTGAATGCAGGCCGGCTTTGCCGGCCGCACTTTTTTGATGGCGTCCCGATCCCGATCGGGAACGAGCGCGGAAGAAGCGAGCCGCCCCACATCATCGGGACCGCCGGTCGGGCTGCACAGGCGGTCATCCAGCACGTGTCGCGCTATCACGCGCGATCCAGGTGGCGGCGATCGGGTCGCACGCGCCGCTTGATGGACCCACGCAGGCAGCCAACCTGAAATCCTTTCGCATGCGCAAGCTCCGCGTGTTCGAAATGGGTCAAATTCGTGATAATTTTCGTCAAACGCAGCCGTGCAACGGCCGCATGGCGTTGCCAGCGCGGCAGGTCGACCGTTCGATCCCGCGCCTCACTGTGAACAATATCTGATGAAACCCGTTATTGCCCTCGTCGGGCGCCCCAATGTGGGGAAATCCACGCTGTTCAACCGGCTCACGCGTTCGCGCGATGCGCTGGTCGCCGATTTGCCCGGCCTCACACGCGACCGTCACTACGGTGAAGGCCGCGTCGGCGGCGAGCGTCCGTATCTCGTCGTCGACACGGGTGGTTTCGAACCCGTCGCGAAGGACGGCATTCTGTACGAGATGGCTCGCCAGACGCGCCAGGCCGTCGAAGAGTCGGACATCATCGTGTTCATCGTCGATGGACGCAATGGGCTCGCGCCGCAGGACAAGTCGATCGCCGACTATCTGCGCAAGACGGGCCGGCCGATTTTCCTCGTCGTCAACAAGGCCGAGGGGATGAAATACTCGTCGGTGGCCGCCGACTTCTACGAACTGGGCCTCGGCGACCCGCGCGCGATTTCGGCTGCGCACGGCGACGGCGTCACGGAAATGATCAACGAGGCCCTCGACGCCGCGTACGCCGGCCAACCGGAAGAGAGCGACGAAGAGAAGGCGCAGCATGGCGTCAAGATTGCCATCGTCGGGCGTCCGAACGTCGGCAAGTCGACGCTCGTCAATACGCTGATCGGCGAAGACCGCGTGATCGCGTTCGACATGCCCGGCACGACGCGCGACTCGATCTACGTCGACTTCGAACGGCAAGGCAAGAAGTACACGCTGATCGACACGGCAGGCCTGCGCAAACGCGGTAAGGTGTTCGAGGCGATCGAAAAATTCTCGGTCGTGAAGACGCTTCAGTCGATTTCCGACGCCAACGTTGTGATTCTTCTGCTCGACGCGCGCCAGGACATTTCGGAGCAGGACGCGCACATTGCGGGCTTCGTGGTCGAGCAGGGCCGGGCGCTCGTGGTTGGTGTGAACAAATGGGACGGGCTCGATCCGCATGTGCGTGAGCGCACCAAGGTGGATCTTCAGCGCAAGCTAAAATTCCTCGAGTTCGCTAAGTTCCACTTCATTTCTGCAGCAGAAAAGACGGGCATCGGCCCGCTGATGCGCTCCGTCGACGACGCCTACAAGGCTGCGATGACGAAGCTGCCGACGCCGAAGCTCACGCGCGCGCTGATCGAAGCCGTCGAGTTCCAGCAGCCGCGCCGTCGCGGTCCCGTGCGTCCAAAACTGCGCTACGCGCACCAAGGGGGACAAAATCCGCCGATCATCGTGATTCACGGCAACGCGCTCGACGCCGTCACCGACACGTACAAGCGCTACCTTGAAAACCGCTTCCGGGAAACTTTCTCGCTGACGGGCACTCCATTGCGGATAGAGTTTCGATCAACGACGAATCCGTACGCGGACAAGGGCTGATACAGACCTGAAACGCAGGCCGATTCCAGGCTTGAAATCCGGCCTGAAACCCGCATGTACATTGGGTCCTGGCCGAACGGCCAGGCAA
Proteins encoded in this window:
- a CDS encoding tetratricopeptide repeat protein, yielding MSYHDEQESLESLKAWWAQWGNGVTWIVLVALVAAAGWNGWNYWQRHQAAEAAVLYDQVQQATAGTDKAAITRVATDMEDKFSGTAYAQMTALAAAKALYAAGDEPGAKAQLQWAVDHAKDDEFKQIAKLRLASLLLDEKAYDAGLALLNDPSDAFKGVVADRRGDLLAAQGKRDDARTAYKLALDSLPKNDASARQLIQFKLDALGG
- the bamB gene encoding outer membrane protein assembly factor BamB, which translates into the protein MNLLKRYAVPVACAMTVLALTACSSSKDERRVPTPLTEFKPVLDVQQVWTASVGKAGRYMFSPVTVGDAVYAAGANGSVAKIDAKTGKDLWRTKVDGDLSAGVGTDGTLTAVGGLKGEVFVLDQSGKLSWKGVAPGEILSPPLVGNGLVVVRTVDGQITAFNAQTGEQKWNYRNRAVPLNLRVSAGMTFAGDQAVLAGFPGGQFAAINLQTGDAYWTTPVSYPKGVTEVERINDVTGPPTLVGAETCAVTFQGQLGCFDANSGRALWEKAFSSTSGLAQDDRTVVAGDDWAIVSAFDANTGKQLWRNDQLKSRDVSVPMLLGHAAVVGDYQGYVHFLSRDDGTFVARAKTDGSAITAAPVLAGDTLIVQTHDGDLYGFRPR
- the der gene encoding ribosome biogenesis GTPase Der; its protein translation is MKPVIALVGRPNVGKSTLFNRLTRSRDALVADLPGLTRDRHYGEGRVGGERPYLVVDTGGFEPVAKDGILYEMARQTRQAVEESDIIVFIVDGRNGLAPQDKSIADYLRKTGRPIFLVVNKAEGMKYSSVAADFYELGLGDPRAISAAHGDGVTEMINEALDAAYAGQPEESDEEKAQHGVKIAIVGRPNVGKSTLVNTLIGEDRVIAFDMPGTTRDSIYVDFERQGKKYTLIDTAGLRKRGKVFEAIEKFSVVKTLQSISDANVVILLLDARQDISEQDAHIAGFVVEQGRALVVGVNKWDGLDPHVRERTKVDLQRKLKFLEFAKFHFISAAEKTGIGPLMRSVDDAYKAAMTKLPTPKLTRALIEAVEFQQPRRRGPVRPKLRYAHQGGQNPPIIVIHGNALDAVTDTYKRYLENRFRETFSLTGTPLRIEFRSTTNPYADKG